The genomic DNA GCGGGGTGCCTGCTGACCGCCCCGGCGGCCCTGCTGACCGGTTTCCGGATGCCCGAGCCGGCGGACCTGCCGGTCTTCCTGCTGCTGGGCCTCGCCGCGGGGGCGGCCATCCTGCTGAACGCCGCCGCCTTCCGCCGGGCGCCCGCGGCGGTGCTGGCGCCCATCGATTATCTGGGGATCGCGGCCTCGGCGGCCATCGGCTTCGTGTGGTGGGGCGAGAGTCCGTCGCCCGCGGTGCTGTTGGGCGGGGGGCTGATCGCCGCCGCCGGGCTGGGCACCTTGTGGGCCGGTGCGCGGCGCTGACGGCTTCCGCCCGTTTCGCCTACTGCACGACGATCCGCCGCACCACGGCCTTGGTTGCGCGGGCGAGATCCGCCGGGGCCAGGGCGATCTGCAGGCCGCGCCGTCCGCCGTTGACGACCATCTCCGGCAAGGTCTCGGCGCTGGCGTCGATGAAGGTGGGCAGAATCTTGCGCTGGCCCAGCGGGCTGATGCCGCCGACCATGTAGCCTGTGGTGCGCTCCGCTAACGTGGGATCGGCGAGATCGGCTTTCTTCGCCCCGGCGGCGGCGGCCAGCGCCTTCAGGTCCAGCTTCGCCGCGACGGGGATGACGATGCAGGCCAGCGCCTTCGGCTCCAGCTGGACGATCAGCGTCTTGTAGACCACCGCCGGGTCCAGCCCCATGGCCGCCGCGGCGTGCAGGCCGATGGCGTCCGCCGAGGGGTCGTACTCATACTCCATCAGGCGGTGGGCCATTCCCGCCGCCTTCGCCGCGTTCACCGCCGGTGTGACCTTCGCCGCCATCTCGACCTTGCTCCCCCGGGCGCGGATTCGCCCTTTCACGCCGGGAGCTTAGCAGACCGCCCCGGCGAGGGGGAGAGGGGGACCGAGGGGAAGGCGCAACGCCGCGGTGCACCCCTTTCGACGACGCAATTTTGCCCAAATTGCGTCGGTGTTCATGCCAACGCGCCTTGGACAGACGGGCCGCCTGCCGCGATTCTGACCGCCGGCCCGCTTCCCGGTCGGAGAGTTGGAGAATCATGGTCCCACGCACGCTGCTTGTCGTCGATGACGATCCCACCCTGGAAGGCCGGGTCCAGGACGCCCTGCCGGTGTGCCGGATCGTCGCCGCGGGCGGCGTGGCGGACGCGCTGGAGGCGGTGCGGGCGCACCGGCCCCCGGTGGTGGCCCTGTCGGTCGATCTGGCCCAACTGGCGGAATCGCCAAACGGAGGCGGCGACGGCCTGGACGCCCTGTCGCTGATCCTGGGCGAGGCGCCGTCGATCAAGGTCATCGCGCTCGCCCCGCACGACCAGCGGGTGCTGGCGGTGCGCGCGGTGGCCCGCGGCGCCCACGAGGTGTGCGGCAAACCGATCGACGCGCAGGAGCTGGCGGGGGTGGTGCAGCGCGCCTTCCAGCGCGCCGACCTGGAACTGGAAGGGCGCCGGCTGGCCATCGGGGACGCCCCGCCGACTTTGCGCGTCCTGCGCGACGAGACGGAGCGGCGTGCCCTGCTCGACACGCTGGCCCGCTCCGGCGGCAACCTGTCGGCGACGGCGCGCCTGCTGGGGGTCAGCCGCCCGACGCTTTACAGCCTGTTGCGCCAACACGGCATCCGCGCGGATTAGCGCGACGACGCCTCATTCGGCACGCGAGCCGGGGTTGCCGATCATCGACAGGAACTCCCGCCGGGTGGATGGGTCGCTGCGGAAGGCGCCCAGCATCCGGCTGGTCACCATGGTGACACAGGTCTTGTGCACGCCGCGGGTGGTCATGCATTGGTGTTGCGCCTCGATCACCACGGCGACGCCTTCGGGCTGGAGCACCTGATCGATGGCGTTGGCGATTTGCGCCGTCATCTTTTCCTGGATTTGCAGGCGCTTGGCATAGGCCTCGACAAGACGCGCCAGCTTGGAGATGCCGACGACCCGTTGACGGGGCAGGTAGGCGACGTGCGCCTTGCCGATGATCGGCACCATGTGGTGCTCGCAGTAGGATTCCAACCGGATGTCGCGCAGGACGACCATCTCGTCGTAGCCGTCGGTCTCCTCGAAGGTGCGTGCGAGGATCTCTTCCGGGTCGATGGCGTAACCGGCGAAGAACTCCTCGTAGGAACGGACCACCCGGTCCGGCGTGCCGACCAGGCCCTCGCGCGCCGGATCGTCGCCCGCCCAGCGGATCAGCGTGCGGACGGCATCCTCGGCCTCGGCACGGGTGGGGCGCGCGGTCTCGCCATGGCTGGTGCCGGTGGGGTGGCCGGGGCCGCGGAGGACGTTGTCGGCGTGCGGGGTCTTGGAAGCCGTCACGGGGCGAAGCCTTTCGATTTCCTGGTCAGACAGGTCGCGGTCAAACAGGTTCTGGTCATATGCGGCCCGTCGCCGCGGCACACAATGCCGGAGCCAGCCTGTCAGGTATGAATACGACCCGCAGCTTGCCCGGATCACCAGGATCTTCGCGAAGGCGGGCAGGCGGCAGGGCGGAATATGGCGCAAGTGGGTTCGAAGGCCCCACAGTCAAGGCGCCGGGCTCGGTCTTTCAGCCCGCGCTGCGGCGATTGGTTGGGCGGGGCGGGCAGACTTTCACTGGCAACCGCTGGACGACCGGCGTCAGTTCAGCTGGCGGGGCTGGTGCGGGCTGTCCAGCGAAAAGGCGGGAACCGCCACGTCGAAGGCCTCACCGCCGCCCGTTTCGAACCGGTAGGAGCCGACCATGATGCCGGATGGCGTGGGAAGCGGGGTTCCGCTGGTGTATTCGAAGCTGCCGCCGGGCTCCAGCACCGGCTGTTCGCCCACCACGCCCGGCCCGCGGACCTCCTGCACGCGCCCCAGCGCGTCGGTGATGTGCCAATAGCGTGTGCGCAGCCGGACGGTTTCCTGGCCTTCGTTCTCGATCCGGACGTGATAGGCCCAGACATAGCGGCTTTCGGCGGGCATGGACTGCTCGTCGAGAAAGACCGGCTGGACGGTGACGCGGATCGCGCGGGTGACTTTCGTGTACATGGCGGCACTCCCGATCCTGAGAATAGGGGCGGGGGAAAGCCCCTGTCCAGTGGTGGAGCGGGGGACACCCCCTCCGGATGCCCGGAAGCGGCGGGACGGGTGCCCCGGCGATGCATGCAGGACACACCGGGAAGCCATGCGCGAGGGTCCGGTTCCGGCCCTTTCACGATCGCTTGAACCCCCTGTCCACCGGTGGTATATGCGAGGTCCCTGCAACGGCCGAAGAGCCTTGCCCATGTCTCGTCCGCACAGCATCAGCATCCGACGACGAAGCCACGCCGCGCAGCGCGCGGGTGCGGCCGTCCTTGGGTCGCGTGCGGACGCTTCGGGTCTCCGCCGGCACTGATCCGGCGCTCCCCCGGCGCGGCGGCGCGATCCGCCTCCGACCACAGTCTTTCTGCCGGGAAGCCCCTTGACATGATGATCTCCCTGGAAGAGCCGCGGCACGACGCGGCGATCGAAGCCCTGCTCGACCGGTCCTTTGGTCCGGATCGTTTCAAGAAGACCGCCTACAAGCTGCGGGAGGGCGTGGCCCCGATCCCGGAGCTCGGCTTCGTCGCCATCGAGCATGACGAACTGGGCAACGAGATCCTGGAGGGCACGATCCGCTACTGGCCGGTGACCATCGGCGGCACGGTGCCGGCACTTTTGCTCGGCCCGATCGCCGTGTCGGACCGGCTGCAGGGCGGCGGGCTCGGCAGCAAGCTGATCCGGATGAGCCTGAACAAGGCGGCGGCGCTGGGTCACCGGGCGGTGATCCTGGTCGGCGACGCGCCCTATTACGCGCGGTTCGGCTTCACGCGGGAGCTGACGCTGGACATGGCCCTGCCGGGACCGGTGGATCTCGACCGCTTCCTCGGCCTGGAACTGGTCCCCGGCGCCTTGGCCGGCGCCGCCGGCATGGTGACCGTCCCGACGGTGGACGAGGGCTACGGCGTGCCCGCGAACGAGGACGTTCGGCAGGAGGCCGGCGGCACCGCCTTGTTTCCGCGACTGATCTCGCCGCTGGTGTCGGTTTTCGCCGCGTCCCCGCGGGAACTTGCCGAATCCCGCCTGTGGCATGCTCGAACCGCTTGAAAGCGGCGAAAGCGTCGCCTATAAACATGCGGCGCGCGGGTGTAGCTCAATGGTAGAGCAGAAGCTTCCCAAGCTTACGACGAGGGTTCGATTCCCTTCACCCGCTCCAAGCTTTTCAAGGGCTTAGCGCCCAACAATTCCCCTCAAATGCACCGTACGGAAGCGGTACGGAAAAACGTTCGTGAATACCGCGGCACGTCGGCGGACAGTCATGCATCTGCTGCAGTCCGGGATCGGCATCACCGTAACCGCGCTGTGGCTGGGCCCTGAGAGCCGACGGCCAAGCGCATGTACATCGAGTCCGATCGGTTGATGGAGGAACGCGCTCTGGATCGACTGCCATTGCCGAACATCGACGGGCCAAGGTGACGACCGCCCGACCAACTGACGCCGTTTCTCCAGAGCCTCCGGCTATGCGCAGTCCAGCAGACCGATAAATGCTGGCGGAGTCGGAAAACTCCGCAGTGCCGCCGACGACCTGCCCATAATCACCGGCCACGCATTTCGGCACAAGGATGTGGGCGACCAGCGCCTTGGTGGCCAAGCCGCCGGTGAGGGAATGATCGGGAGTCGGCGCCTGCACCATGGCGCTCGCACATTGGGGGCAGCCGTAACGTGGGCGCCGGCTCACCCTCACGGGGAACTGCGTCGGGATCATGTTGAGCATTTCAGACACGTCGGCGCCAGTCTCATGCAAGGTCCTGCTGCAGCAATGACAGTTCTTCTTGGCAATACCGAGCAGGACCGCGGTGCACGGCAAGTGGGCGGGCAGTGCGTGGTGATTGCGTCGTGGCGAGGGCAGGACGGCCGCCATGCCGGTGTCCGGCTTGCCTGATCCTGAGCCCGCCACCGAAGTGTTCAGTCGCAGCGATGATCAAAGGCTAAGCTCATTAAGAGCTCGGTTCACCTCGATGAACTTCGAAACCGGCTTTGCCGTTTCCTTCTTGGAAGACATTGTTAACACATCAGTGGCTTCTTTATGTTTGATCATCAACTCTGTTTTGAATTGTTCAAACAAAGATTGGACTTGATGCCTGCAGAGATCAGGGCTGAGCACCATCTGTTGGAAAAGCGTTAGAAGAAGCGCTTTTGCTCGTTGATAGTTCTCCTGGTCACCCATCATGGCTGCTTCAAGTGCTTGATCTCTTAGTTTATGAAAAGGTAAGGAACTCACGTCATTGCGAGATTCCATCCCAGAAAAACTGTAAAGCACGTAATCAGAGCTCATGAACTTTTCGAAGCCTCCATCATCGGATTGAAGGTGCAGCCTTCCATCAACCACACGCAATTTTGATACATCCGACCCTGCGGAATTGATCAAGGAGTAATAGTTTGCGACAAAGCCGCGAACACTCGAGGTATCGATTTCGAACCTGTGACCAACGATCGGAGTTGTATCTCCAAGGTCCAAAATGGACTCGAGGCCGTCGACAACGATGTTGCCCAGCTTCGCCGCCATCTCGACACTGGCGCCAACCGCGAGAAGTCCTGAAACATTTTCCATGAATTTCATAAGATTTCGAGCATAGTCATTTCTTTTGACCTTATACAGAATAATGCTCACAGAAATGCGTCCACCACGAAACGGATGGGGGCCTGTAATGTGCGTATCGTGCAGTACTGCACCGTGGGGCACCATATCCCTAGGCTGACCGAACAACTGCGTTCCGACAACAGCTGGCACGGCAATCATTTTGTCGCCGTACAGGAAATTGATTAGGACAACGACCATCGGATCGTAAGTCGCCCACCATTCACGACCGGAAGCGAGAAAAAGTTCATCAATCTTAAATTGAAAATAGTCGCGGTTCTGGCGTATTTCATATCCGGCTGATGTAGCAGGCTCACAATGCTTAGGAGGAATGACCAAGGTTTCTGGCACGGGCATCTTGCCAGTGCCTATGGTATCAAATAGTGTTTTGATGCGATCGGCAAGCGTTGGCATTATTGTCTCCCTTGGCGTTTGTATGACAAACATGGATCCGTCGGATCATCACCCACCCAAATCGCCCTTTCGAGCTTTGAAAATGTTGGATCACCAGCGATACGGGCAACCTCGCAGGACTCATGGAAAATATCGTCATAAACTCCACTGTCTACAATTCTATTTATTGCAACTTCACGGTCTTTAGACAGGTTCCATACTCTGTAATGAGATTCGGACGCCCAACCCCGATTTATTAGAACGATGTAATTTCCGTCGTCGCTGTAGGAAATTCTTGTTCCTCCGTCCAACCCACTTAGAAGCTCTCGAGTGTCGACAATGCGTTCATCATCGACATGAACATGCACAACGCGACTCGGGCTAAGCCAAGCGAAATTCCAGGCCTCGGTTCGGTCGCTCGCTTTGACTGCGGCTCCGACCAGGCTTGTGGAGAAGCCTCGAGGTCGCCAAAATTCCTGCAAGTTCTCGGGCAGCTCGATGTTCGAAGCTGGTGAAATTACCCCGTCCTCGTAGCGCAACATGTTCAGCAATCCTCTTTCACGGCGCACCAGTATCCCGCGGCCATCCTCTGCAATAGCAAGAAGCCGCGGAGGGTCGACTTCTGTGGCTCCATCCCTCCTAGGGCCATCCGAGTCGAAAACCAGTGGACCATCCAGTCTCCCAGATTGAAGATCAATAATCTCCAACTGACGCTGCGCCGCGCTCCCTCTGCTTGGCCGCGCAATAACAGCAGCCAAACTGGAGCGCGCCGCAAGTGCAGGCCACGACGATCCGGCTGTTACCGGAATAATTATGGGCGTAGAATTTTCCATTGGTTTGATAGAATCATCGGATGTGATTTGGGGGCGAACGACGTAAATTCGAT from Azospirillum brasilense includes the following:
- the ybaK gene encoding Cys-tRNA(Pro) deacylase, which encodes MAAKVTPAVNAAKAAGMAHRLMEYEYDPSADAIGLHAAAAMGLDPAVVYKTLIVQLEPKALACIVIPVAAKLDLKALAAAAGAKKADLADPTLAERTTGYMVGGISPLGQRKILPTFIDASAETLPEMVVNGGRRGLQIALAPADLARATKAVVRRIVVQ
- a CDS encoding helix-turn-helix domain-containing protein → MVPRTLLVVDDDPTLEGRVQDALPVCRIVAAGGVADALEAVRAHRPPVVALSVDLAQLAESPNGGGDGLDALSLILGEAPSIKVIALAPHDQRVLAVRAVARGAHEVCGKPIDAQELAGVVQRAFQRADLELEGRRLAIGDAPPTLRVLRDETERRALLDTLARSGGNLSATARLLGVSRPTLYSLLRQHGIRAD
- the folE gene encoding GTP cyclohydrolase I FolE, which codes for MTASKTPHADNVLRGPGHPTGTSHGETARPTRAEAEDAVRTLIRWAGDDPAREGLVGTPDRVVRSYEEFFAGYAIDPEEILARTFEETDGYDEMVVLRDIRLESYCEHHMVPIIGKAHVAYLPRQRVVGISKLARLVEAYAKRLQIQEKMTAQIANAIDQVLQPEGVAVVIEAQHQCMTTRGVHKTCVTMVTSRMLGAFRSDPSTRREFLSMIGNPGSRAE
- the apaG gene encoding Co2+/Mg2+ efflux protein ApaG, encoding MYTKVTRAIRVTVQPVFLDEQSMPAESRYVWAYHVRIENEGQETVRLRTRYWHITDALGRVQEVRGPGVVGEQPVLEPGGSFEYTSGTPLPTPSGIMVGSYRFETGGGEAFDVAVPAFSLDSPHQPRQLN
- a CDS encoding GNAT family N-acetyltransferase gives rise to the protein MMISLEEPRHDAAIEALLDRSFGPDRFKKTAYKLREGVAPIPELGFVAIEHDELGNEILEGTIRYWPVTIGGTVPALLLGPIAVSDRLQGGGLGSKLIRMSLNKAAALGHRAVILVGDAPYYARFGFTRELTLDMALPGPVDLDRFLGLELVPGALAGAAGMVTVPTVDEGYGVPANEDVRQEAGGTALFPRLISPLVSVFAASPRELAESRLWHARTA
- a CDS encoding IS66 family transposase zinc-finger binding domain-containing protein, translated to MAAVLPSPRRNHHALPAHLPCTAVLLGIAKKNCHCCSRTLHETGADVSEMLNMIPTQFPVRVSRRPRYGCPQCASAMVQAPTPDHSLTGGLATKALVAHILVPKCVAGDYGQVVGGTAEFSDSASIYRSAGLRIAGGSGETASVGRAVVTLARRCSAMAVDPERVPPSTDRTRCTCAWPSALRAQPQRGYGDADPGLQQMHDCPPTCRGIHERFSVPLPYGAFEGNCWALSP